DNA from Nematostella vectensis chromosome 5, jaNemVect1.1, whole genome shotgun sequence:
TTCTCAATCACATTTCCAACAGGACCGGCGGACTACTCGACGCTAACGATGATAGCGTGTTTCATAACGGCGACCTCAACTCCTTTAATGATTTTCGCCCGGGATCTATTTACAGTAGCGGCTCGCAGTCTGGATTCTCCAGCCTTCGCGATTCCACATCGCTGAGTCAGAGCCGTTCGCACTCCAGTGATTCCTTCTACTACCAGAACGGCTCCACCAAGAATGAGGGTTTCAATCCGATCAATAGCCCCTTCTCCCCGAATGGGTTCTTTTTTAGTGATTTCCCATCACCAACGGATCGGGATGTAGGCTCGGATGCGAATTCCAGCGGTTCTGGAGGGTTTGACCCTGCGCCGACGCCACCATCGCCGTCCATCTGGGCTCCAGTGACAAGCGCTTTGAGCAACGCTCGTGAGCTGCCGTACTCTCGCAGCTCCAGCGTGACCAGCTCAAGTTTGCAAAGTGCGATCGGCAGGCCTGCAAGTCCGCGAGACACCATCCGGCGGCTGAAGAGCGAGGCTTTGCCTGGCTCAGCTTTCTCTGCGCTGCAGGCTTTCACTCCATTCACAGCACCGTCCACGAGTCCGACCATATCCGATTCCACGATTGCAAATGGAAGCGTCCTTGGAAGTACCACACCGGTGGAGGCAATCGGCACACGCCCGTCTCTCACTACCGAGACCAATAATAACCAAACTACCAAAGACAAGAAGAAGGATTGTGTTGTGTGCTACGAGAACGAGATCGTCGCCGCCTTGGTGCCGTGCGGACACAACTTGTTCTGTATGGAATGTGCTGATCGCATCCGAGACGAGCACTCTGTCTGCCCTGTATGCCAGAAACATGTTACTCAGGTACTGCGTATATTTTCATAAAGCGAAGGATAACCCAGATAAACATGTACCGCTCCGGGACTGGATCCAGTGGAGGTACTTTACGAGATAACGTATTATAGTATAAGTAGAATTGATAACTACGTCTATGTTTGTAAAATTGTCAAGTGGACTCGCAATCAGCGAATTATCCGCGATTTCCTCGCCGAGTTCAACTATATAAATATGAGGAA
Protein-coding regions in this window:
- the LOC5503436 gene encoding RNA-binding protein MEX3B; protein product: MPSSLVLDMDSMSQGQLEADQRALQIALELSMLGLTNDEDSNPNFDDLRSKKSMNMTECVPVPSSEHVAEIVGRQGCKIKALRAKTNTYIKTPVRGEDPVFVVTGRKEDVTLAKREIISAAEHFSQIRAQRKNNSLNSLAPGPPSPSVPGQSTILVRVPYRVVGLVVGPKGATIKRIQQQTNTYIVTPSRDKEPVFEVTGSGENVESARNEILNHISNRTGGLLDANDDSVFHNGDLNSFNDFRPGSIYSSGSQSGFSSLRDSTSLSQSRSHSSDSFYYQNGSTKNEGFNPINSPFSPNGFFFSDFPSPTDRDVGSDANSSGSGGFDPAPTPPSPSIWAPVTSALSNARELPYSRSSSVTSSSLQSAIGRPASPRDTIRRLKSEALPGSAFSALQAFTPFTAPSTSPTISDSTIANGSVLGSTTPVEAIGTRPSLTTETNNNQTTKDKKKDCVVCYENEIVAALVPCGHNLFCMECADRIRDEHSVCPVCQKHVTQVLRIFS